In Halomonas alkalicola, the following proteins share a genomic window:
- the tatC gene encoding twin-arginine translocase subunit TatC, giving the protein MSKTGDSPEQHQATLIEHLIELRSRLLRSVVAILVIFLGLYAFANDIYTFVAQPLMALLPEGSQMIATEVASPFLAPFKLTLVVAVFIAIPYVLHQAWAFVAPGLYDNEKALALPILASSVLLFYAGAAFAYYVVFPLLFQFFTQTGPENVAVMTDINAYLNFVLKLFFAFGVAFEIPIATFLLIASGATTVESLSKKRPYIILGCFVVGMLLTPPDVISQSLLAVPMYLLYEVGLLFGRLARRKKQRRAAEEDEA; this is encoded by the coding sequence ATGAGCAAGACCGGTGACAGCCCGGAACAGCACCAGGCCACCCTGATCGAGCACCTGATCGAACTGCGCTCGCGACTGCTGCGCAGCGTGGTGGCGATCCTGGTGATCTTCCTGGGCCTCTACGCCTTCGCCAACGACATCTACACCTTCGTGGCCCAGCCGCTGATGGCGCTGCTGCCGGAGGGGTCGCAGATGATCGCCACCGAGGTGGCCTCGCCCTTCCTGGCGCCTTTCAAGCTGACCCTGGTGGTGGCGGTGTTCATCGCCATTCCCTATGTGCTGCACCAAGCGTGGGCCTTCGTGGCCCCCGGGCTCTACGACAACGAGAAGGCCCTGGCGCTGCCGATCCTGGCCTCCAGCGTGCTGCTCTTCTACGCCGGGGCGGCCTTCGCCTACTACGTGGTCTTCCCGCTGCTGTTCCAGTTCTTCACCCAGACGGGGCCGGAGAACGTGGCGGTGATGACCGACATCAACGCCTACCTCAACTTCGTGCTCAAGCTGTTCTTCGCCTTCGGGGTGGCCTTCGAGATCCCCATCGCCACCTTCCTGCTGATCGCCTCGGGCGCCACCACGGTGGAGAGCCTGTCGAAGAAGCGCCCCTACATCATCCTCGGCTGCTTCGTGGTGGGCATGCTGCTCACCCCCCCGGACGTGATCTCCCAGAGCCTGCTGGCGGTGCCCATGTACCTGCTCTACGAGGTGGGCCTGCTGTTCGGGCGCCTGGCACGCCGCAAGAAGCAGCGGCGCGCGGCGGAGGAAGACGAGGCCTGA
- the tatB gene encoding Sec-independent protein translocase protein TatB: MFDIGFLELMFIGVVGLLVLGPERLPKAARTAGLWIGKIKRTVSGMQREISAQLEAEELRQKLNEQQKKLDESVRQVQRDVESLAEPDRPAESKPDQAPAPSAEQRLDDALARARRDGAGSQGPADDARPDERPEPTAADKDASSR, from the coding sequence ATGTTTGACATCGGCTTTCTCGAACTCATGTTCATCGGCGTGGTCGGCCTGCTGGTGCTGGGCCCGGAGCGGCTGCCCAAGGCGGCGCGCACCGCGGGGCTGTGGATCGGCAAAATCAAGCGTACCGTCTCCGGCATGCAGCGCGAGATCAGCGCCCAGCTCGAGGCGGAGGAGCTGCGCCAGAAGCTCAACGAGCAGCAGAAGAAGCTCGACGAGAGCGTGCGCCAGGTTCAGCGCGACGTGGAGAGCCTCGCCGAGCCCGACCGCCCTGCCGAGAGCAAGCCGGACCAGGCCCCCGCGCCCAGCGCCGAGCAGCGCCTGGACGACGCCCTGGCCCGCGCCCGCCGCGACGGCGCCGGCAGCCAGGGGCCGGCTGACGATGCGCGTCCCGATGAACGCCCCGAGCCCACCGCCGCCGACAAGGACGCCTCCTCCCGATGA
- the tatA gene encoding Sec-independent protein translocase subunit TatA has protein sequence MLGGISIWQLLIVLGIIILIFGTKKLRNVGSDLGGAVKGFKKAMHEEEKGEEKDDTQTQARVDHKEETNTYDVQAERKPEEQEERK, from the coding sequence ATGTTAGGTGGTATCAGTATCTGGCAGCTGCTGATCGTACTCGGCATCATCATCCTGATCTTCGGCACCAAGAAGCTGCGCAACGTCGGCAGCGACCTGGGGGGCGCCGTGAAGGGCTTCAAGAAGGCCATGCACGAGGAGGAGAAGGGCGAGGAGAAGGACGACACCCAGACCCAGGCCCGCGTGGACCACAAGGAAGAGACCAACACCTACGACGTCCAGGCCGAGCGCAAGCCCGAGGAACAGGAAGAGCGCAAGTAA
- a CDS encoding phosphoribosyl-ATP diphosphatase, whose protein sequence is MSDILERLQAVLDQRRQGDPQDSYVAALHHKGLNKILEKVGEEATETLLAAKDAERGGEAEREALIAETADLWFHSLVMLSHLDLDHRAVLDELGRRFGVSGHDEKAARQQ, encoded by the coding sequence ATGAGCGATATTCTCGAGCGCCTGCAAGCTGTCCTGGATCAACGCCGCCAGGGGGATCCGCAGGATTCCTACGTCGCCGCCTTGCATCACAAGGGCCTGAACAAGATACTCGAGAAGGTCGGCGAGGAAGCCACCGAGACCCTGCTGGCCGCCAAGGATGCGGAGCGTGGAGGCGAGGCCGAGCGTGAGGCGTTGATCGCCGAGACGGCCGACCTGTGGTTTCATAGCCTGGTGATGCTGTCGCACCTCGACCTCGACCACCGCGCCGTGCTCGACGAGCTGGGCCGCCGCTTCGGCGTCTCCGGCCACGACGAGAAGGCCGCCAGGCAGCAATAG
- the ubiB gene encoding ubiquinone biosynthesis regulatory protein kinase UbiB: MLLRLLRILWVITRYRLDTLIPLERLPWALRTLFRLSPLRLVPIGERSRGARLRLALESLGPIFVKFGQVLSTRRDLLPADIADEMKRLQDQVPPFPGDQALAVVEEQLGMTVALAFARFDAEPLASASIAQVHGARLHSGEEVVVKIIRPGIDRVMRQDMALMYRFARLLTLVPEARGLRPVEVVRDYEATLFDELDLHKEAANTSQLKRNFKNSPLLYVPAIHWELTRQRVMVQERIYGVPVADIAALEAQETDLKRLAERGVEIFFTQVFRDNFFHADMHPGNIFVAREHPHDPQYIAIDCGIVGSLTREDQDYLARNLLAFFHQDYYEVAALHIESGWVGENTRANEFAAAIRTVCEPILEKPLKDISFGQVLLGLFQTARRFDMEVQPQLVLLQKTLLNIEGLGRQLYPDLDLWKTAKPFLEQWMKERAGTRGFWESLKRQAPELTRQLPELPVLAHQALSQMDQEKRQRRRQGEALGGIRQQLIREGRRGRRLRLGLLLVALALAWQPLSQWAAGQPWPALAAAVLGLALLAWH, translated from the coding sequence ATGCTGCTGCGGCTGCTGCGCATCCTCTGGGTGATCACTCGCTATCGGCTCGACACCCTGATTCCCCTGGAGCGCCTGCCCTGGGCGCTGCGCACTCTCTTCAGGCTCTCGCCGCTGCGCCTGGTGCCCATCGGCGAGCGCTCTCGCGGTGCGCGCCTGCGCCTGGCGCTGGAGTCGCTGGGCCCGATCTTCGTCAAGTTCGGCCAGGTGCTCTCCACCCGCCGCGACCTGCTGCCGGCGGACATCGCCGACGAGATGAAGCGCCTGCAGGACCAGGTGCCCCCCTTCCCCGGCGACCAGGCGCTGGCCGTGGTGGAGGAGCAGCTCGGCATGACCGTGGCGCTGGCCTTCGCCCGCTTCGATGCCGAGCCGCTGGCCTCGGCCTCCATCGCCCAGGTGCATGGCGCGCGCCTGCACAGCGGCGAGGAGGTGGTGGTCAAGATCATCCGCCCCGGCATCGACCGGGTGATGCGCCAGGACATGGCGCTGATGTACCGCTTCGCCAGGCTGCTGACCCTGGTCCCCGAGGCGCGCGGCCTGCGCCCGGTGGAGGTGGTGCGCGACTACGAGGCGACGCTGTTCGACGAGCTCGACCTGCACAAGGAGGCCGCCAACACCTCCCAGCTCAAGCGCAACTTCAAGAACTCGCCGCTGCTCTACGTGCCGGCGATCCACTGGGAGCTGACCCGCCAGCGCGTCATGGTGCAGGAGCGCATCTACGGCGTTCCGGTGGCCGACATCGCCGCCCTCGAGGCCCAGGAGACCGACCTCAAGCGGCTCGCCGAGCGCGGCGTGGAGATCTTCTTCACCCAGGTGTTCCGCGACAACTTCTTCCACGCCGACATGCACCCCGGCAACATCTTCGTCGCCCGGGAGCATCCCCATGACCCCCAGTACATCGCCATCGACTGCGGCATCGTCGGCAGCCTGACCCGCGAGGACCAGGACTACCTGGCCCGCAACCTGCTGGCCTTCTTCCACCAGGACTACTACGAGGTGGCCGCCCTGCACATCGAGTCGGGCTGGGTCGGCGAGAACACCCGAGCCAACGAGTTCGCCGCGGCGATCCGCACGGTGTGCGAGCCGATCCTCGAGAAGCCTCTCAAGGACATCTCCTTCGGCCAGGTGCTGCTGGGCCTGTTCCAGACCGCGCGGCGCTTCGACATGGAGGTGCAGCCCCAGCTGGTGCTGCTGCAGAAGACCCTGCTCAACATCGAGGGGCTGGGCCGCCAGCTCTACCCCGACCTGGACCTCTGGAAGACCGCCAAGCCCTTCCTGGAGCAGTGGATGAAGGAGCGCGCCGGCACCCGGGGCTTCTGGGAGTCCCTCAAGCGCCAGGCGCCCGAGCTGACCCGCCAGCTGCCCGAACTGCCGGTGCTGGCCCACCAGGCGCTCTCCCAGATGGACCAGGAAAAGCGCCAGCGCCGCCGCCAGGGCGAGGCACTGGGAGGCATCCGCCAGCAGCTGATTCGCGAGGGCCGGCGCGGCCGCCGCCTGCGCCTGGGGCTCCTGCTGGTGGCCCTGGCGCTGGCCTGGCAGCCGCTTAGCCAGTGGGCCGCCGGCCAGCCCTGGCCCGCCCTGGCCGCCGCCGTCCTCGGCCTGGCCCTGCTGGCCTGGCACTGA
- a CDS encoding ubiquinone biosynthesis accessory factor UbiJ → MALTPTLLLAGLERTLNTLLARDPAAPSRLARLAGQRLLLRLENPELALAIHYHAHGLDLLRPDDADETAFDAVVELDAETAGALLGGASLERLMFQGRLAVRGRIPLLEATRDLLLDLDPDWEGELARWLGDVPANSLAEGLRRLGRFGLRTREEFCADLSEYLVEEARWLPGRPQLEVLRDHLTELEIATDRLEARLARLHRRLAAQQAERVTP, encoded by the coding sequence ATGGCGTTGACCCCGACCCTGCTGCTGGCCGGCCTGGAGCGCACCCTCAACACCCTGCTCGCCCGCGACCCGGCGGCCCCCTCGCGGCTGGCCCGGCTCGCCGGCCAGCGGCTGCTGCTGCGCCTGGAGAACCCCGAGCTGGCCCTGGCGATCCACTACCATGCCCACGGCCTCGACCTGCTGCGCCCGGACGACGCCGACGAGACGGCCTTCGACGCCGTGGTGGAGCTGGACGCCGAGACCGCAGGCGCCCTGCTCGGTGGCGCCTCCCTGGAGCGGCTGATGTTCCAGGGGAGGCTGGCGGTGCGCGGGCGTATCCCGCTGCTGGAGGCCACCCGCGACCTGCTGCTCGACCTCGACCCGGACTGGGAGGGCGAACTGGCCCGCTGGCTGGGCGATGTGCCGGCCAACAGCCTCGCCGAGGGGTTGCGCCGCCTGGGCCGCTTCGGGCTGCGCACCCGGGAGGAGTTCTGCGCCGACCTCTCCGAATACCTGGTGGAGGAGGCGCGCTGGCTGCCCGGCCGCCCACAGCTGGAGGTGCTGCGCGACCACCTCACCGAGCTGGAGATCGCCACCGACCGCCTGGAGGCACGCCTGGCGCGCCTGCACCGCCGCCTGGCGGCGCAGCAGGCCGAGCGGGTGACGCCATGA
- the ubiE gene encoding bifunctional demethylmenaquinone methyltransferase/2-methoxy-6-polyprenyl-1,4-benzoquinol methylase UbiE, translated as MSANPSSRDKQTTHFGYQEVPVEEKATRVADVFHSVAARYDVMNDLMSFGIHRLWKRLTIERAGVRPGHSVLDIAGGTGDLTLKFSRLVGPRGRVVLADINESMLRVGRDKLLDRGVGGNVEYVQANAECLPFPDNTFDCITIAFGLRNVTDKDAALRSMARVLKPGGRLLVLEFSKPPSALLSKVYDEYSFRLLPKIGEVVANDADSYRYLAESIRMHPDQETLKGMMEAAGLERVEYTNLTGGIVALHRGIKL; from the coding sequence ATGAGCGCCAACCCCAGCTCCAGGGACAAGCAGACCACCCACTTCGGCTACCAGGAAGTGCCCGTCGAGGAGAAGGCCACCCGGGTGGCCGATGTCTTCCACTCCGTGGCCGCCCGCTACGACGTCATGAACGACCTGATGTCCTTCGGCATCCACCGCCTGTGGAAGCGCCTGACCATCGAGCGCGCCGGGGTGCGCCCGGGTCACAGCGTGCTCGACATCGCCGGCGGCACCGGCGACCTGACCCTCAAGTTCTCGCGCCTGGTGGGGCCGCGCGGGCGCGTGGTGCTGGCCGACATCAACGAGTCCATGCTGCGCGTGGGCCGCGACAAGCTCCTCGACCGCGGCGTCGGCGGCAACGTCGAATACGTCCAGGCCAACGCCGAGTGCCTGCCCTTCCCGGACAACACCTTCGACTGCATCACCATCGCCTTCGGCCTGCGCAACGTCACCGACAAGGATGCCGCCCTGCGCTCCATGGCCCGGGTGCTCAAGCCCGGCGGACGCCTGCTGGTGCTGGAGTTCTCCAAGCCTCCGAGCGCCCTGCTCTCGAAGGTCTATGACGAGTACTCCTTCCGGCTGCTGCCGAAGATCGGCGAGGTGGTCGCCAACGATGCCGACAGCTATCGCTACCTGGCCGAATCGATCCGCATGCACCCCGACCAGGAGACCCTCAAGGGGATGATGGAGGCGGCCGGCCTGGAGCGCGTCGAGTACACCAACCTCACCGGGGGCATCGTCGCCCTGCACCGCGGCATTAAGCTCTGA
- a CDS encoding DUF971 domain-containing protein gives MSAPTPTRVHYHRKAQELELGYENGESYRLAVEYLRVFSPSAEVRGHGRGQETLQVGKKFVGLKDITPAGRYALKLHFDDGHDSGLFSWDYLWWLIEQREANWADYLQRLEDAGASREPLGIEIRQL, from the coding sequence ATGAGCGCCCCCACCCCCACCCGAGTGCACTACCACCGCAAGGCCCAGGAGCTGGAGCTCGGCTACGAGAACGGCGAGAGCTACCGGCTTGCGGTGGAGTACCTGCGGGTCTTCTCCCCCTCCGCCGAGGTGCGCGGCCACGGCCGCGGCCAGGAAACCCTGCAGGTCGGCAAGAAGTTCGTCGGCCTCAAGGACATCACCCCCGCCGGCCGCTACGCCCTCAAGCTGCACTTCGACGACGGCCACGACAGCGGCCTCTTCAGCTGGGACTACCTGTGGTGGCTGATCGAGCAGCGCGAGGCCAACTGGGCGGACTACCTGCAGCGCCTGGAGGACGCCGGCGCCAGCCGCGAGCCGCTGGGCATCGAAATCAGGCAGCTCTAA
- the hslU gene encoding ATP-dependent protease ATPase subunit HslU has translation MTQMTPREIVHALDQYIIGQQDAKRAVAIALRNRWRRMQLDADLRQEVTPKNILMIGPTGVGKTEIARRLAKLARAPFIKVEATKFTEVGYVGRDVDSIIRDLTEAAIKLVREQAKEEVGHRAEDAAEDRILDALLPPPRGQEDAPRQDSGTRQIFRKKLREGQLDDKEIDIELTQQGPGIDIMTPPGMEEMTQQLQSLFSGMGKQKSETRRVTVKDAFALLRDEEASKLVNEEEIKSRAIEAVEQHGIVFLDEIDKVAKGSGQSSGGEVSREGVQRDLLPLIEGSTVSTKYGMVKTDHILFIASGAFHLSRPSDLIPELQGRLPIRVELNALTPDDFKRILTEPSAALTKQYQALLATEGLEIEFTADGIERIAEIAWRVNEGTENIGARRLHTVMERLLEEASYKGSDIGSPLTIDAAYVDSQLGELAMDEDLSRYIL, from the coding sequence ATGACCCAGATGACCCCACGCGAGATCGTCCACGCCCTGGACCAGTACATCATCGGCCAGCAGGACGCCAAGCGCGCCGTGGCCATCGCCCTGCGCAACCGCTGGCGCCGCATGCAGCTCGACGCCGACCTGCGCCAGGAGGTGACCCCCAAGAACATCCTGATGATCGGCCCCACCGGGGTGGGCAAGACCGAGATCGCAAGGCGCCTGGCCAAGCTGGCCCGCGCCCCCTTCATCAAGGTGGAGGCCACCAAGTTCACCGAGGTGGGCTACGTGGGCCGCGACGTGGACTCCATCATCCGTGACCTGACCGAGGCCGCCATCAAGCTGGTGCGCGAGCAGGCCAAGGAGGAGGTGGGCCACCGCGCCGAGGACGCCGCCGAGGACCGCATCCTCGACGCCCTGCTGCCGCCGCCCCGCGGCCAGGAGGACGCGCCCCGCCAGGACAGCGGGACCCGCCAGATCTTCCGCAAGAAGCTGCGCGAGGGTCAGCTCGACGACAAGGAGATCGACATCGAGCTGACCCAGCAGGGCCCCGGCATCGACATCATGACCCCGCCGGGCATGGAGGAGATGACCCAGCAGCTGCAGAGCCTCTTCTCCGGCATGGGCAAGCAGAAGAGCGAGACCCGCCGGGTCACGGTGAAGGACGCCTTCGCCCTGCTGCGCGACGAGGAGGCCAGCAAGCTGGTCAACGAGGAGGAGATCAAGAGCCGTGCCATCGAGGCGGTGGAGCAGCACGGCATCGTCTTCCTCGACGAGATCGACAAGGTGGCCAAGGGCAGCGGCCAGTCCAGCGGCGGCGAGGTCTCCCGGGAGGGGGTGCAGCGCGACCTGCTGCCGCTGATCGAGGGCTCCACGGTCTCCACCAAGTACGGCATGGTGAAGACCGACCACATCCTGTTCATCGCCTCCGGCGCCTTCCACCTGTCGCGCCCCTCGGACCTGATTCCCGAGCTGCAGGGTCGCCTGCCGATCCGCGTCGAGCTCAACGCCCTGACCCCGGACGACTTCAAGCGCATCCTCACCGAGCCCTCCGCGGCGCTCACCAAGCAGTACCAGGCGCTGCTGGCCACCGAGGGCCTCGAGATCGAGTTCACCGCCGACGGCATCGAGCGCATCGCCGAGATCGCCTGGCGGGTCAACGAGGGCACCGAGAACATCGGCGCGCGCCGACTGCACACGGTAATGGAGCGCCTGCTGGAGGAGGCTTCCTACAAGGGCAGCGACATCGGCAGCCCGCTGACCATCGACGCCGCCTACGTGGACTCCCAGCTCGGCGAGCTGGCCATGGACGAGGACCTGTCGCGGTATATCCTGTAA
- the hslV gene encoding ATP-dependent protease subunit HslV encodes MTTIVSVRRGDQVALAGDGQVSLGNTVMKGNASKVRRLYRGEVLAGFAGGTADAFTLFERFEAQLEKYQGNLVKAAVELAKDWRTDRALRRLEALLAVANKDASLIITGNGDVVEPERGIIAIGSGGNFALAAARALLENTDLSAKEITEKSLAIAGDICVFTNHHVTLETL; translated from the coding sequence ATGACCACGATCGTATCCGTTCGCCGCGGTGACCAGGTGGCGCTGGCCGGCGACGGCCAGGTGTCGCTGGGCAACACCGTGATGAAGGGCAACGCCAGCAAGGTCCGCCGCCTCTACCGCGGCGAGGTGCTGGCAGGCTTCGCCGGCGGCACCGCCGACGCCTTCACCCTCTTCGAGCGCTTCGAGGCACAGCTGGAGAAGTACCAGGGCAACCTGGTCAAGGCCGCCGTGGAGCTGGCCAAGGACTGGCGCACCGACCGCGCCCTGCGCCGCCTGGAGGCGCTGCTGGCCGTGGCCAACAAGGACGCCTCGCTGATCATCACCGGCAACGGCGACGTGGTGGAACCCGAGCGCGGCATCATCGCCATCGGCTCCGGCGGCAACTTCGCCCTGGCCGCGGCCCGGGCGCTGCTCGAGAACACCGACCTCTCGGCCAAGGAGATCACCGAGAAGTCGCTGGCGATCGCCGGTGACATCTGCGTGTTCACCAACCACCACGTCACCCTCGAAACGCTCTGA
- a CDS encoding SPOR domain-containing protein, which produces MATRKQTPPKRRGATSSRRQASRPRREWRLPGWVWGLAGLVGGFLLSQHQHGVAPWQVEDSPLATVLPRSAPPEPEAAAPAKPSEPRMPTFEFYTLLPESEVIAPRGEMPSSTARPPAPPPAEETAAAEAGDDPIAQVIAANLAADRSEAASPAAEPAPQAAADNGHRYMLQAASFRESGDAQQLQRRLRDFGLLAQVSEVKASGGETWHRVQVGPYDDNRELSRAQDLMVTQGIEPLLIRLQN; this is translated from the coding sequence ATGGCGACCCGCAAGCAGACGCCGCCGAAGCGTCGAGGCGCCACCAGCAGTCGCCGCCAGGCCAGCAGGCCGCGCCGCGAGTGGCGCTTGCCCGGCTGGGTATGGGGCCTGGCCGGCCTGGTGGGCGGCTTCCTGCTCTCCCAGCACCAGCACGGGGTGGCGCCCTGGCAGGTCGAGGACTCGCCCCTGGCCACGGTGCTGCCGCGCAGCGCCCCGCCGGAGCCCGAGGCCGCGGCACCGGCGAAGCCCAGCGAGCCGCGCATGCCCACCTTCGAGTTCTACACCCTGCTGCCGGAGTCCGAGGTGATCGCCCCGCGCGGCGAGATGCCCTCCTCCACGGCGCGCCCGCCGGCGCCGCCTCCCGCCGAGGAGACGGCCGCCGCCGAGGCCGGCGACGACCCCATTGCCCAGGTGATCGCCGCCAACCTGGCCGCCGACCGCAGCGAGGCAGCGAGCCCGGCCGCCGAGCCAGCCCCCCAGGCCGCCGCCGACAATGGCCACCGCTACATGCTGCAGGCCGCCTCCTTCCGCGAGTCCGGCGACGCCCAGCAGCTGCAGCGCCGCCTGCGCGACTTCGGCCTGCTGGCCCAGGTCAGCGAGGTCAAGGCCTCCGGCGGCGAGACCTGGCACCGCGTCCAGGTCGGCCCCTACGACGACAACCGCGAGCTCAGCCGCGCCCAGGACCTGATGGTCACCCAGGGCATAGAGCCGCTGCTGATCCGGCTCCAGAACTAG
- the argS gene encoding arginine--tRNA ligase → MKETIVSLLEGALDTLRQQGVLPADLAPPIKVDPTRDKAHGDYATNLALMLAKPAGRKPRELAEALIAALPESDAIRRVEIAGPGFVNFFAATDAAAQVVRQVLDSGDAYGRSLTGQGAKVQVEFVSANPTGPLHVGHGRGAAIGDCICRLLEATGYDVTREFYYNDAGAQIGNLALSVQARVKGLDPDHESWPADGYRGGYIIDVANAYLAGETLHADDRHVTGKGDPDDLEAIQEFAVAYLRREQDLDLKAFGVHFDVYFLESSLYRDGKVEAAVERLVANGHTYEQDGALWLRTTAFGDDKDRVMRKSDGQYTYFLPDVAYHLDKWQRGFTTVVNEQGADHHSTVTRVRAGLQALEAGIPQGWPDYVLHQMVMVTRSGVEVKLSKRAGSYVTVRDLIDEVGRDATRFFLAARRADSQLTFDIDLARSQSNDNPVYYVQYAHARVCSVMRRAEADGLAFDHAQAMACLGRLEEAQEKALMNRLARYPEVVEHAAANREPQQVAQYLLDLAADFHTCYNAVKVMVEDDALRNARLALGLATRQVLRNGLDLMGVSAPEEM, encoded by the coding sequence ATGAAAGAGACCATCGTTTCGCTGCTCGAAGGCGCCCTCGACACCCTCCGGCAGCAGGGCGTGCTGCCCGCCGACCTCGCCCCGCCCATCAAGGTCGACCCGACCCGGGACAAGGCCCACGGCGACTACGCCACCAACCTCGCGCTGATGCTGGCCAAGCCCGCCGGCAGGAAGCCCCGGGAGCTGGCCGAGGCCCTGATCGCCGCCCTCCCCGAGAGCGACGCCATCCGCCGGGTGGAGATCGCCGGCCCCGGCTTCGTCAACTTCTTCGCCGCCACCGACGCCGCCGCCCAGGTGGTGCGCCAGGTGCTCGACTCAGGCGACGCCTATGGCCGCAGCCTGACCGGGCAGGGCGCCAAGGTGCAGGTGGAGTTCGTCTCCGCCAACCCCACCGGGCCACTGCACGTGGGCCACGGACGCGGCGCGGCCATCGGCGACTGCATCTGCCGCCTGCTCGAGGCCACCGGCTACGACGTCACCCGCGAGTTCTACTACAACGACGCCGGCGCCCAGATCGGCAACCTGGCGCTCTCGGTGCAGGCCCGCGTCAAGGGACTCGACCCCGACCACGAGAGCTGGCCCGCCGACGGCTACCGGGGCGGCTACATCATCGATGTGGCCAACGCCTACCTGGCCGGCGAGACCCTCCACGCCGACGACCGCCACGTCACCGGCAAGGGCGACCCGGACGACCTCGAAGCCATCCAGGAGTTCGCCGTGGCCTACCTGCGCCGCGAGCAGGACCTCGACCTCAAGGCCTTCGGGGTGCACTTCGACGTCTACTTCCTGGAGTCCTCGCTCTACCGCGACGGCAAGGTGGAAGCCGCCGTCGAGCGCCTGGTGGCAAACGGCCACACTTATGAGCAGGACGGCGCCCTGTGGCTGCGCACCACCGCCTTCGGCGATGACAAGGACCGGGTGATGCGCAAGAGCGACGGGCAGTACACCTACTTCCTGCCGGACGTCGCCTACCACCTCGACAAGTGGCAGCGCGGCTTCACCACCGTGGTCAACGAGCAGGGGGCCGACCACCACTCCACCGTGACCCGGGTCCGCGCCGGCCTGCAGGCGCTGGAGGCCGGCATTCCCCAGGGCTGGCCCGACTACGTGCTGCACCAGATGGTGATGGTCACCCGCTCCGGCGTGGAGGTGAAGCTCTCCAAACGCGCCGGCAGCTACGTCACCGTCCGCGACCTGATCGACGAGGTGGGTCGCGACGCCACCCGCTTCTTCCTGGCCGCTCGTCGGGCCGACTCCCAGCTCACCTTCGACATCGACCTGGCGCGCTCCCAGTCCAACGACAACCCGGTCTACTACGTGCAGTACGCCCACGCCCGGGTGTGCAGCGTGATGCGTCGCGCCGAGGCCGACGGTCTGGCCTTCGACCACGCCCAGGCGATGGCCTGCCTGGGCCGGCTCGAGGAGGCCCAGGAGAAGGCGCTGATGAACCGCCTGGCCCGCTACCCCGAGGTCGTCGAGCACGCCGCTGCCAACCGGGAGCCCCAGCAGGTCGCCCAGTACCTGCTGGACCTGGCCGCCGACTTCCATACCTGCTACAACGCGGTGAAGGTGATGGTCGAGGATGACGCCCTGCGCAACGCTCGCCTGGCCCTGGGCCTGGCGACCCGCCAGGTTCTGCGCAACGGCCTGGACCTGATGGGAGTCAGCGCCCCCGAGGAGATGTAA